A portion of the Drosophila innubila isolate TH190305 chromosome 3L unlocalized genomic scaffold, UK_Dinn_1.0 0_D_3L, whole genome shotgun sequence genome contains these proteins:
- the LOC117788066 gene encoding follistatin-related protein 1 gives MISFGIATKISILLLLICVASVLCVLSLPVFESISSACKGIEDCDPFLPVCAAHTNEHQFFYSHCDMLREICMTGKDWKTDYLSHCNVSKL, from the exons ATGATTTCGTTCGGAATTGCAACAAAGATTTCAATACTCTTACTGCTGATCTGTGTGGCATCTGTGCTCTGTGTGCTCTCCCTGCCGGTATTTGAATCCATATCGAGTGCCTGCAAAGGCATTGAAGACTGCGATCCATTTTTGCCCGTCTGTGCGGCCCACACAAATGAGCATCAGTTTTTCTACAGTCACTGCGATATGTTGCGGGAGATCTGTATGACTGGAAAGG ATTGGAAAACGGACTATCTCAGTCATTGCAATGTGAGCAAGCTTTGA